One genomic region from SAR92 clade bacterium H455 encodes:
- a CDS encoding TIGR03759 family integrating conjugative element protein, which yields MNRINRCVNVMVLLIVAVVLTNTGLAETAEGQTSSPQTPVRETPVSQTQLIQQDATRWSLDISEYERYLDLIRGPLGKWNPSIDPLMALGMFADTEQQSQRYAERYAQQEFELTERVLHFQTAYRAAFDRLYPNVGVLDQRLLAPYYAHQQQKTASKAAKNLAQRRFVEGDRLLVFVADSCKECFTTIRRLMSLLSGLKHGGVDIYVRDANDDAAVSRWAKEQGIQTEWLNKQTLTLNRDEGLYHRLRSRSSNVDHVTVPVFLQRNQQLFQLKTGDLGL from the coding sequence ATGAACCGTATCAATCGATGTGTGAATGTTATGGTTCTCTTAATCGTGGCTGTTGTGCTAACGAATACAGGACTGGCTGAAACGGCTGAGGGCCAAACTTCATCCCCACAAACGCCTGTTCGAGAAACGCCAGTATCGCAAACGCAGCTTATTCAGCAGGACGCGACGCGTTGGTCATTGGATATTAGCGAGTACGAACGATACCTTGATTTAATCCGTGGCCCATTGGGTAAGTGGAATCCCTCGATTGATCCCTTAATGGCCTTGGGTATGTTCGCTGACACTGAACAACAATCACAACGCTATGCCGAGCGTTACGCACAGCAGGAATTTGAACTCACCGAGCGGGTGCTGCATTTTCAAACAGCTTACCGTGCTGCCTTTGATCGCTTATACCCCAATGTGGGTGTGTTGGATCAGCGCTTGTTAGCGCCTTACTACGCACACCAACAACAAAAAACAGCCTCGAAGGCGGCTAAAAATTTAGCGCAACGACGCTTTGTTGAGGGTGATCGTTTATTGGTGTTTGTCGCTGATTCCTGCAAGGAGTGCTTCACCACCATTCGCCGGTTGATGAGCCTATTGTCGGGGTTAAAACACGGCGGTGTGGACATTTATGTACGTGATGCCAATGATGATGCGGCGGTTAGCCGGTGGGCAAAAGAGCAGGGCATACAAACCGAATGGTTAAATAAACAAACACTGACGCTAAACCGCGATGAGGGTTTATACCACCGATTAAGGAGCCGTTCCTCAAACGTAGATCATGTCACTGTTCCTGTTTTTTTACAGCGTAATCAGCAGTTGTTCCAACTAAAAACAGGAGATTTAGGCTTATGA
- a CDS encoding TIGR03758 family integrating conjugative element protein, which translates to MAVSAAQEAAFTGATLGVPMGSFSLTILLVMFSVLYLWVVWVIVTQWKAWSQGKIDFYDFLTRVVRSIFLTLVLGFLLE; encoded by the coding sequence ATGGCTGTTTCTGCCGCACAAGAGGCGGCATTTACTGGAGCCACGCTTGGGGTGCCAATGGGCAGTTTCAGCCTCACTATTTTATTGGTGATGTTTTCGGTGCTCTACCTCTGGGTTGTGTGGGTGATTGTGACGCAGTGGAAGGCATGGTCACAGGGAAAAATTGATTTCTATGATTTTCTTACCCGTGTTGTTCGCTCGATATTTTTAACCCTCGTTCTTGGTTTCCTACTGGAATAA
- a CDS encoding transglycosylase SLT domain-containing protein — MKPYYLYQCLAGLVVMQSVNASALESLPVAYHVVAKAYQVPVDILYAVALTESGRRYEASALPWPWALNIDGHSIYCQSKNEALLRIHQAIEQQQAIDIGLMQISWRWQQQRFTDAEQALIPLQNLKAGAAILREQFENTQDWWQAVGRYHDPGQDPKSLESAKHYRAKVRQRWTVAF, encoded by the coding sequence ATGAAACCCTATTACCTTTATCAATGTTTAGCCGGATTAGTCGTCATGCAATCTGTCAATGCATCCGCACTGGAATCACTACCTGTTGCCTACCATGTTGTGGCAAAAGCTTATCAAGTGCCGGTTGATATTCTCTATGCGGTTGCTTTAACCGAAAGTGGTCGGCGTTATGAAGCCTCAGCACTGCCTTGGCCCTGGGCATTAAATATTGATGGCCATAGTATTTATTGCCAATCGAAAAATGAGGCATTACTGCGTATCCATCAAGCCATTGAACAACAGCAGGCCATCGATATTGGGTTAATGCAAATCAGTTGGCGTTGGCAGCAACAGCGGTTTACGGATGCAGAGCAAGCCCTGATACCCCTACAAAACTTAAAAGCAGGCGCTGCCATTTTACGGGAGCAGTTTGAAAATACACAGGATTGGTGGCAAGCAGTCGGGCGGTATCACGATCCAGGACAAGACCCCAAATCCCTTGAAAGCGCCAAGCATTATCGCGCCAAAGTCAGGCAGCGTTGGACGGTGGCGTTTTGA
- a CDS encoding TIGR03746 family integrating conjugative element protein translates to MNGLPSIRNNQARQRLLAASDHIRSLRITIVCLLVVVIALCWRNGVLQDIRRVYIPPDLTQGLVTDFETVPAPTIYTFTYYIFQQLNRWRSDGEKDYPQQIYTLQGFLTPGCRAALEADMNEKQSLGELRQRVRTLQEIFGQSYTRQRVEIESSSSWKVWLDVNLVESIGGHPVKNVMLRYPLQVVRFDVDKEVNPWGLALACDETMRPELLTKDDVEQSFRRPGVK, encoded by the coding sequence ATGAATGGATTACCATCGATTAGAAACAATCAGGCACGGCAACGGTTGTTGGCGGCCAGTGATCATATCCGCAGTTTGAGAATCACCATTGTTTGTTTACTGGTGGTGGTGATTGCACTGTGCTGGCGTAACGGTGTGTTACAGGATATTCGGCGAGTGTATATTCCGCCGGATTTAACCCAAGGTTTGGTGACTGATTTTGAAACCGTACCTGCACCCACTATTTATACCTTCACTTATTACATTTTTCAGCAGTTGAATCGCTGGCGAAGTGATGGCGAAAAAGACTACCCCCAACAAATTTATACCTTACAAGGTTTTTTGACACCGGGATGCCGTGCCGCATTGGAAGCCGATATGAATGAAAAGCAATCCTTGGGTGAACTGCGTCAACGGGTGCGTACTCTTCAGGAAATATTCGGCCAGTCATATACTCGGCAGCGAGTAGAAATTGAAAGTAGCAGCTCCTGGAAAGTGTGGCTGGATGTCAATTTGGTGGAATCTATCGGTGGTCATCCGGTTAAAAACGTGATGCTGCGTTATCCCTTGCAGGTGGTTCGTTTTGATGTGGATAAGGAGGTTAACCCTTGGGGGTTGGCATTGGCCTGTGATGAAACTATGCGCCCTGAATTATTGACGAAGGATGACGTTGAACAATCCTTTCGCCGCCCTGGAGTGAAGTGA
- a CDS encoding TIGR03745 family integrating conjugative element membrane protein: MNIEKNKAKGKKNGWGCLQERLQGQLQRRNALPGLTLWQVFTLWFISLSAQAQLPTPVNPTSGAPNGNYLAFMEGWTGDAVDYIALAISGAGFLWVGWILLSKFNEARSSNDPDWGSVGLTAVIAGALLAIVSFFLNEAVGII; encoded by the coding sequence ATGAACATCGAAAAAAATAAGGCCAAAGGCAAAAAAAATGGGTGGGGCTGTTTACAAGAGCGTTTACAGGGGCAGCTACAACGACGCAATGCACTGCCGGGATTGACACTTTGGCAGGTATTTACCCTGTGGTTTATCTCGCTATCAGCACAGGCGCAATTACCCACGCCGGTTAACCCAACCAGTGGTGCGCCGAACGGTAATTATCTGGCCTTTATGGAAGGCTGGACGGGGGATGCGGTGGACTATATCGCGCTGGCCATTTCTGGTGCTGGGTTTTTGTGGGTTGGTTGGATTTTGTTATCTAAATTCAATGAAGCACGTAGCTCCAATGATCCTGATTGGGGTTCTGTGGGTTTGACCGCCGTGATTGCCGGTGCCTTGTTGGCCATTGTGTCGTTCTTCCTGAATGAAGCGGTAGGCATCATTTAA
- a CDS encoding integrating conjugative element protein, with protein MKNLSKGLFNHVSNQLSILVMLMAIIPVSEALTVIYDSGNTQSISQYLPQRFEQENTKQSRQSVLLKKQKISAYTLPITTPSLSPGVVTASPKALRYLQQPLFLVGSDERSKNWLIEKREQLIQLGAVGLLIQAEDTKDVEAMVILAHSLRLVPASAEGFAAELGLTHYPILLSNQGWEQ; from the coding sequence ATGAAAAATTTAAGCAAGGGTTTATTCAATCACGTCTCCAATCAATTATCCATACTTGTCATGTTAATGGCGATTATCCCCGTCAGCGAAGCATTAACCGTTATTTATGATTCGGGTAATACCCAATCTATAAGCCAATATTTACCCCAGCGGTTTGAGCAGGAAAACACTAAACAATCACGCCAATCCGTCCTCTTAAAAAAACAAAAAATATCAGCTTATACGCTGCCTATCACAACACCCTCTCTATCACCGGGTGTGGTAACGGCCAGCCCCAAAGCATTACGTTATTTGCAACAGCCACTTTTTTTGGTGGGTTCAGATGAGCGCTCCAAAAACTGGTTAATTGAAAAGCGTGAGCAATTAATACAATTGGGAGCGGTTGGTTTATTGATTCAGGCCGAGGATACAAAAGACGTTGAAGCGATGGTCATTCTCGCTCACAGCTTACGTTTAGTGCCTGCCTCGGCAGAGGGTTTTGCGGCAGAGTTGGGTTTAACACATTACCCCATACTGCTGTCGAATCAGGGGTGGGAGCAGTGA
- a CDS encoding dicarboxylate/amino acid:cation symporter gives MVDKRGYFQPGFESTIDSVSELGALAEKLAFLIRSKLWIQIVVCMVLGIGIGLLVSPEGGAIVPEKTAELITGWLVLPGHLFLALIQMIMLPLVVSSIVLGIAGAEDLSKLRKMGLRIAPYFVGTTTVAVLIGVALAMFVEPGQYIDPQMLNTTLSYTDVVDVGKKLETLTLHDRIVGLIPANPLSAALDESMLQIVVFAILMGVALASIDSVRAKPLLDISKSVQELSMKIVSWAMVIAPLAVLGLLAQITMQVGIDALVGMSVYVGTVLAGLGLLLVFYLIIAFTVGGIKPSVFLSQIREVQLLAFSTSSSAAVMPLSIKTAEEKLNIQSSTADFIVPLGATINMDGTALYQVVAAVFLTQVFGVDLSSGELLLLITTTIGASIGSPSTPGVGIVILATILINIGVPASGIALIIGVDRILDMSRTAINVTGDLTACIVMDKWLPSEAILSEVNQVEEQ, from the coding sequence ATGGTTGATAAAAGAGGATATTTTCAGCCAGGCTTCGAATCTACTATTGACAGTGTCTCTGAGCTTGGGGCATTAGCGGAAAAACTCGCTTTTTTAATTCGTAGTAAGCTGTGGATTCAGATTGTTGTTTGTATGGTATTAGGCATTGGGATTGGCCTATTGGTGTCTCCGGAAGGTGGGGCAATAGTGCCTGAGAAAACAGCTGAACTTATTACTGGATGGTTAGTGTTGCCGGGGCATTTATTTTTGGCGCTGATTCAAATGATCATGTTGCCACTCGTCGTATCATCGATTGTACTGGGCATAGCGGGCGCTGAAGACTTGAGTAAACTCCGCAAAATGGGTCTGCGAATTGCTCCCTATTTTGTCGGGACGACGACCGTAGCCGTCCTTATCGGTGTTGCGCTCGCAATGTTCGTCGAGCCAGGACAGTATATTGATCCACAAATGCTTAATACCACGCTCTCCTATACCGATGTAGTAGACGTGGGAAAAAAGCTGGAAACGTTAACGCTTCATGACCGGATTGTCGGTTTAATACCGGCTAACCCGCTAAGTGCAGCGCTTGATGAAAGCATGCTTCAGATCGTGGTGTTTGCAATTCTTATGGGGGTTGCTCTTGCGTCGATTGACTCGGTTCGTGCGAAACCTTTGCTTGATATTTCCAAGTCTGTTCAGGAGCTGTCAATGAAAATCGTTAGCTGGGCTATGGTCATTGCACCCCTGGCAGTATTGGGCTTGTTAGCTCAAATTACTATGCAGGTAGGCATTGATGCACTGGTTGGTATGTCTGTTTATGTGGGTACCGTTTTGGCGGGATTGGGATTGTTGTTGGTATTTTATCTGATCATCGCGTTTACAGTGGGCGGTATTAAGCCTTCAGTATTTTTATCTCAGATAAGAGAAGTTCAGTTGCTTGCGTTTTCGACGTCTAGCTCAGCAGCAGTAATGCCGCTTTCCATAAAGACCGCAGAGGAAAAGCTGAATATTCAATCTTCAACGGCGGATTTTATTGTGCCCTTGGGAGCGACCATTAATATGGACGGTACGGCGCTCTATCAGGTGGTGGCTGCCGTTTTCTTAACACAAGTTTTTGGCGTGGATCTTTCTTCTGGAGAGCTTTTGCTGCTAATCACAACAACGATAGGTGCTTCGATAGGGTCACCTAGTACGCCGGGTGTTGGTATCGTTATTCTTGCTACGATTCTCATAAACATTGGGGTGCCAGCTAGCGGGATCGCGTTAATTATTGGCGTGGATCGAATTCTTGATATGTCACGTACTGCGATCAATGTGACAGGGGATTTAACCGCCTGCATCGTTATGGATAAATGGCTTCCATCTGAAGCTATCCTTTCGGAGGTCAATCAAGTTGAAGAACAATGA
- a CDS encoding HD domain-containing protein translates to MSKLVSKAKIFARQAHESIDQRRKYTNEPYIVHPAAVAKLVATITDDEGMICAAWLHDVLEDTNVTFHELVKEFGNDIAVLVLELTDISKAEDGNRKIRKQKDFEHTRQASTRAKTVKLANLIDNSRSITEFDPRFAKVYMEEKTKLLSALAEGNSELYSIARKIVDDYHAT, encoded by the coding sequence ATGAGTAAACTAGTCAGCAAAGCAAAGATATTTGCAAGACAGGCACACGAGTCAATCGACCAGCGCCGCAAGTATACTAATGAGCCTTACATTGTTCATCCGGCGGCTGTAGCAAAACTTGTAGCGACGATTACCGATGATGAAGGAATGATTTGTGCTGCATGGCTACATGATGTACTTGAAGATACAAATGTGACATTTCATGAACTTGTAAAAGAATTTGGTAATGATATAGCTGTTTTGGTTTTAGAACTTACTGATATATCAAAAGCCGAAGATGGAAATCGGAAAATCAGAAAGCAGAAAGATTTTGAGCATACTCGGCAGGCATCTACGAGAGCGAAAACAGTAAAGCTTGCGAATTTAATCGATAATTCTCGCTCAATCACAGAATTCGACCCTAGATTCGCTAAAGTTTATATGGAAGAAAAAACTAAATTACTTAGTGCGTTAGCAGAGGGAAATTCGGAGCTGTATTCAATAGCAAGAAAAATAGTGGATGACTACCATGCAACCTGA
- a CDS encoding TIGR03750 family conjugal transfer protein: MSIDQHTNELLPLRLNAEPPIFRGCSLSELMLLVTLGGLSIVPCSVIVCGLLGYLMMGAGIGLLLVIGWVVLGATVLQKLKRGRPLGFYQLRLRLWMEDLHIRRSPFIRQSQVWDIGRRLKR; this comes from the coding sequence ATGAGTATTGACCAACATACCAATGAGCTGTTGCCGCTGCGTCTGAATGCGGAGCCGCCCATTTTTCGGGGCTGCTCGTTGTCGGAGTTGATGTTGTTGGTGACACTCGGTGGTCTGTCGATTGTGCCATGCAGTGTCATTGTTTGCGGCCTGTTGGGGTATTTGATGATGGGCGCAGGTATTGGCTTGTTGTTAGTGATTGGCTGGGTGGTGCTGGGTGCCACGGTGTTACAAAAACTGAAACGGGGCAGGCCACTGGGGTTTTACCAGTTGCGCCTGCGCTTGTGGATGGAAGACCTGCATATTCGACGCTCACCGTTCATACGTCAAAGTCAGGTGTGGGACATTGGCCGGAGGCTGAAACGATGA
- a CDS encoding DUF5676 family membrane protein, whose translation MININKLIMASTLSAGLLWVICSVLVALLPHTMLQMTAHMIHVDLVDISWTLTWSGFFVGLLGWVILAGIAAALLAVIYNRLVGFDAR comes from the coding sequence ATGATAAACATCAATAAATTGATCATGGCAAGCACTCTAAGCGCGGGATTATTGTGGGTGATATGCAGCGTCCTTGTTGCGCTATTACCTCACACTATGTTGCAAATGACGGCACATATGATTCACGTCGATTTGGTTGATATAAGCTGGACATTGACCTGGTCCGGGTTCTTTGTTGGTTTGCTTGGCTGGGTAATCCTTGCTGGAATTGCAGCGGCACTACTAGCCGTAATTTATAACCGCTTGGTTGGTTTTGATGCACGTTAG
- the traD gene encoding type IV conjugative transfer system coupling protein TraD, which translates to MTDRYEVEVLLRPPVELTSAAVALCSAGVVLKAPQIMMMTPAVALFSAGCLSGLGLWRGRQAWRVLRYQRHLKRTPRYILSATKIPISQSVLFLGRGFRWNQTHTERLYAARDKRAERYLQVSVLSQWIRRKELDWEHTPVLKKLMHWTATDSALNPVRPPPAVGGDAVIHGVGIGAETNAVMPLSDRVGHMVVVARTRHGKTRLAEILTTQDIRRGNNCVIVLDPKGDADYLKRIYIETQRAGRKLIVFHLGYPELSARYNAIGSFSRITEVASRIASQLPAEGDAAAFKEFIWLFVNIISVALDALDIKPDFSKIRRYLSDIDPLLIQYGRHWLNEHGSEDWEGELEAVRDAMNVKSLPRAEQGKDPDAIALVRYLKTLGELDQILEGLVSVFRYDREYFQKITIAAKPFLEKLTTGKINAILAPDVHDTEDFRPQLEWAEAIRTEAVVYVGLDALTDAEVASAVGASMFSDLTSLAGHIYKHGIGKEGANGQPSKQQKAPTVVIHGDEFSDLIGPQFKTLINKSGGAGYELNLYTQTWSDPIAELGSEAKAGQIAGNIGTMIIMGVKEISTCEMFTKQLPEVSVSEIMAVSGVIDGTEANGSFGFTSNNEDRISISRVPMISPADIVALPKGQAFVLLRGSELWKIRIPMPSKVDDQELPDDLGSMLCQMRQNYSSVMDWPSYHRR; encoded by the coding sequence GTGACGGATCGCTACGAAGTTGAAGTGCTGTTACGGCCTCCGGTGGAGCTGACTTCGGCAGCGGTGGCACTGTGTTCTGCGGGGGTGGTATTGAAAGCACCGCAAATTATGATGATGACACCCGCCGTTGCGTTATTCAGTGCCGGGTGTCTGAGCGGTTTAGGGTTATGGCGAGGTCGTCAGGCGTGGCGAGTATTACGTTACCAACGCCATTTAAAACGCACGCCTCGTTATATATTGTCGGCGACTAAAATACCCATCAGTCAATCGGTTTTATTCTTAGGTCGTGGTTTTCGTTGGAATCAAACCCACACGGAACGATTGTATGCAGCACGTGATAAACGGGCTGAGCGTTACCTGCAAGTGAGTGTCTTGTCGCAATGGATACGACGCAAGGAATTGGATTGGGAACATACCCCGGTTCTAAAAAAGTTAATGCATTGGACGGCTACAGATTCCGCCCTGAACCCCGTTCGCCCCCCACCGGCTGTGGGGGGCGATGCCGTGATACACGGTGTCGGGATCGGGGCGGAAACCAATGCGGTAATGCCGCTGAGTGATCGGGTGGGGCATATGGTGGTGGTTGCCCGTACCCGCCACGGTAAAACACGGTTGGCGGAAATTCTAACCACCCAGGATATCCGACGGGGTAATAACTGCGTGATCGTCCTCGACCCCAAAGGCGATGCGGATTACCTCAAACGTATTTACATTGAAACCCAGCGAGCAGGCCGCAAGCTTATTGTCTTCCATCTGGGCTATCCAGAACTAAGCGCCCGCTACAACGCCATTGGTTCATTCTCCCGTATTACTGAAGTCGCCAGCCGTATTGCCAGTCAATTACCGGCAGAAGGGGATGCAGCGGCTTTTAAGGAATTTATCTGGCTGTTTGTCAATATTATTTCAGTCGCCTTGGATGCACTGGACATTAAACCTGACTTCTCCAAGATTCGGCGCTACCTGAGTGATATTGATCCCTTGTTGATCCAGTATGGAAGGCACTGGTTAAACGAGCATGGCAGTGAAGACTGGGAGGGTGAGTTAGAGGCGGTGCGTGATGCCATGAATGTTAAATCGCTGCCCCGCGCCGAACAGGGCAAAGACCCCGATGCCATTGCCTTGGTGAGATACCTGAAAACGCTGGGCGAGTTAGATCAAATATTGGAAGGGCTGGTTTCGGTATTTCGCTATGATCGTGAATATTTTCAAAAAATTACCATAGCCGCCAAGCCGTTTTTAGAAAAGCTCACCACCGGTAAAATCAACGCCATTCTAGCCCCTGATGTGCATGATACGGAAGATTTCCGACCACAATTGGAGTGGGCGGAGGCTATTCGTACAGAAGCCGTGGTCTATGTCGGCCTGGATGCGTTGACCGACGCAGAAGTGGCCAGTGCGGTGGGTGCCTCCATGTTCAGTGATTTAACCAGCCTAGCAGGCCATATTTACAAACACGGGATTGGCAAAGAAGGGGCGAATGGTCAGCCGTCCAAACAACAAAAAGCACCCACTGTGGTCATTCACGGTGATGAATTTTCCGATTTAATTGGGCCGCAATTTAAAACCCTGATTAATAAAAGCGGGGGTGCGGGTTATGAACTGAATCTTTATACCCAAACCTGGAGTGACCCCATTGCCGAACTCGGCAGTGAAGCGAAAGCGGGGCAGATCGCGGGCAATATTGGCACCATGATTATTATGGGTGTGAAAGAAATCTCTACCTGTGAAATGTTTACCAAGCAATTACCCGAAGTCAGTGTCAGTGAAATTATGGCAGTGTCCGGTGTGATTGATGGCACCGAGGCCAATGGCAGTTTTGGCTTTACCTCGAACAATGAAGACCGTATCAGCATCAGCCGGGTGCCGATGATTTCACCCGCTGATATTGTTGCACTGCCCAAAGGCCAGGCCTTTGTATTACTTAGAGGCAGCGAGCTGTGGAAAATCCGTATCCCCATGCCCTCCAAAGTTGATGATCAGGAGCTGCCCGATGATTTGGGCAGCATGTTGTGTCAAATGCGGCAGAACTACAGCTCGGTGATGGATTGGCCGAGCTACCATCGCCGGTAG
- a CDS encoding integrase domain-containing protein gives MKDLNYQLKNLCTRNPDGSHNTQADRQLLLQAMANQLFKLGYRRMEAKSLKPKHIDALVAHYLEEGLSSGTIKNRLSILRWWAEKIGKQNVVAKDNAYYGIAERVFVTNISKARDLDSELLEKITDPHIKISLELQKAFGLRREEAIKFSPDYADKGSYIHLKSSWCKGGKARDIPIRTDEQRELIKRAHLIAGKGSLIPSHLMYVQQLRLYEKLTDAVGLSKLHGLRHRYAQERYQELTGWPAPACGGPSHKELEENERLNDRVARFAISQELGHEREQISAVYLGR, from the coding sequence ATGAAAGATCTTAACTATCAGCTTAAAAATTTGTGTACACGCAATCCCGATGGAAGCCACAACACCCAGGCTGACCGCCAACTATTATTACAAGCGATGGCTAACCAATTGTTTAAGTTGGGCTATCGTCGTATGGAAGCCAAATCACTCAAACCCAAGCATATTGATGCGCTGGTCGCGCACTATCTGGAAGAAGGGCTGTCATCGGGTACGATAAAGAATAGGCTATCTATATTGCGCTGGTGGGCGGAAAAAATCGGTAAACAAAATGTGGTTGCTAAAGATAACGCTTACTACGGTATTGCCGAACGAGTGTTTGTGACCAATATCTCCAAAGCCCGTGATCTCGATAGTGAGCTATTAGAAAAAATCACTGATCCACATATTAAAATCAGCCTTGAATTACAAAAAGCGTTTGGCCTTCGCCGTGAAGAGGCGATTAAATTCAGCCCGGACTACGCGGATAAAGGCAGTTATATCCATCTTAAATCAAGCTGGTGCAAAGGTGGCAAGGCGCGTGATATTCCGATTAGAACGGATGAGCAACGTGAACTTATCAAACGTGCGCACCTTATCGCAGGTAAAGGTTCGCTGATTCCCTCGCACTTGATGTACGTGCAACAACTTCGCTTGTATGAAAAATTAACCGATGCGGTGGGTTTGTCCAAATTACACGGCTTGCGTCATCGTTATGCCCAGGAACGTTATCAAGAGTTAACCGGCTGGCCTGCACCGGCCTGCGGTGGGCCAAGCCATAAAGAGCTGGAAGAAAACGAGCGCCTTAATGACAGGGTGGCTCGATTTGCCATCTCGCAGGAGTTGGGCCACGAGCGCGAACAAATTTCTGCTGTGTACTTAGGAAGATAA
- a CDS encoding TIGR03747 family integrating conjugative element membrane protein: MPKQQQTPVPRRKEPGLIGKLLSATVQLVSWLIISLLLSILIEWIGINRFWAEQGSNHAKTVLAMDQRYLNQSLKNESLVIKGQVISATATAVNWIAQQSWLTTISTGTPTSKVSMGSMDAIQKWIHGLSDRYQDYWQAANYVAQTFVVRLALIFFSLPIFLFAGVVGAVDGLVERDLRRWGGGRESSNVFNLAKKSITPAFVLACVVYISLPYSVNPVIVILPFAIALALAVRISFERLKKYF; encoded by the coding sequence ATGCCAAAACAGCAACAAACCCCCGTACCCAGAAGAAAAGAACCGGGCTTAATCGGCAAATTATTATCGGCCACAGTGCAATTAGTGTCGTGGTTAATCATTAGCTTACTACTGTCCATTCTTATAGAATGGATTGGCATCAACCGGTTTTGGGCAGAACAAGGTTCGAATCACGCTAAAACCGTACTCGCTATGGATCAGCGCTATCTTAACCAGTCATTGAAGAACGAATCGCTGGTTATCAAAGGGCAAGTCATTAGTGCGACAGCGACAGCGGTAAACTGGATAGCACAACAATCATGGTTAACTACGATAAGTACCGGAACACCCACATCCAAGGTATCGATGGGCAGCATGGACGCTATTCAGAAGTGGATACACGGTTTGTCTGACCGCTATCAGGATTATTGGCAGGCTGCCAATTACGTGGCACAAACTTTTGTGGTTCGTTTAGCGTTGATATTTTTCTCACTGCCTATTTTTTTATTTGCAGGCGTCGTCGGCGCTGTTGATGGCTTGGTCGAGCGGGATCTTCGGCGCTGGGGAGGAGGACGGGAAAGCAGCAATGTGTTCAATCTGGCCAAAAAGTCCATTACACCGGCCTTTGTGCTTGCTTGTGTGGTTTATATCAGTTTGCCGTACAGCGTGAATCCGGTCATTGTTATTTTGCCGTTTGCCATCGCCTTGGCTTTGGCGGTTCGTATTAGTTTTGAGCGATTAAAGAAATATTTCTAG
- a CDS encoding RAQPRD family integrative conjugative element protein, with protein sequence MRFFNIYFFTALLLVVSAESYAVTDSERAVLIRLHHELELSRSMIDEAEQAANPQDRQHIQYPQLKNDLNKILQGIADAVASERREPRSLSPINGDYQ encoded by the coding sequence ATGCGATTTTTCAATATTTACTTTTTCACTGCGTTATTACTGGTTGTGTCAGCTGAAAGCTACGCGGTTACCGATAGTGAACGCGCTGTACTGATACGTTTACATCACGAGCTGGAACTCTCCAGGTCGATGATTGATGAAGCCGAACAAGCGGCTAATCCACAAGACCGACAACACATCCAATACCCGCAACTCAAGAATGACCTGAATAAAATTCTTCAAGGCATTGCCGATGCGGTGGCCTCTGAACGGCGTGAGCCGCGCTCCTTGTCACCCATTAATGGCGACTATCAATAA